Proteins co-encoded in one Setaria viridis chromosome 9, Setaria_viridis_v4.0, whole genome shotgun sequence genomic window:
- the LOC117839558 gene encoding proteasome subunit alpha type-2: MGDSQYSFSLTTFSPSGKLVQIEHALTAVGSGQTSLGIKAANGVVIATEKKLPSILVDETSVQKIQALTPNIGVVYSGMGPDFRVLVRKSRKQAQQYYRLYKETIPVTQLVRETAAVMQEFTQSGGVRPFGVSLLIAGYDDNGPQLYQVDPSGSYFSWKASAMGKNVSNAKTFLEKRYTEDMELDDAIHTAILTLKEGYEGQISSNNIEIGIIRSDREFRVLSPAEIKDFLEEVE, from the exons ATGGGGGACAGCCAGTACTCCTTCTCACTCACCACCTTCAG CCCGTCTGGTAAGCTGGTGCAGATCGAGCACGCGCTGACGGCGGTGGGCTCCGGCCAGACCTCCCTCGGGATCAAAG CTGCTAATGGAGTTGTTATTGCCACTGAGAAGAAATTGCCGTCTATTTTAGTGGATGAAACATCA GTGCAAAAGATTCAAGCGTTGACTCCAAATATTGGAGTTGTTTACAG TGGGATGGGTCCAGATTTCCGCGTTCTAGTGAGGAAAAGCCGGAAGCAAGCACAGCAGTATTATCGATTGTATAAG GAAACCATACCTGTTACACAGCTTGTCAGAGAAACCGCTGCTGTTATGCAGGAGTTCACACAGTCTGG TGGTGTAAGACCATTTGGTGTATCCTTGTTGATTGCTGGGTACGATGACAATGGCCCCCAGTTGTACCAG GTAGACCCATCAGGATCATACTTCTCCTGGAAAGCATCAGCTATGGGGAAAAATGTATCCAATGCAAAGACATTTCTTGAGAAGAG GTACACAGAAGATATGGAGCTTGATGATGCCATCCATACAGCAATTTTGACTCTGAAAGAAGG ATATGAAGGGCAGATTTCTTCCAACAATATTGAGATTGGGATAATTCGATCTGACCGTGAATTCAG GGTCCTGAGCCCTGCGGAGATCAAGGATttcctggaagaggtggagTAA
- the LOC117839557 gene encoding uncharacterized protein: MPKVFGTGVFEFRHPRAAEYPLPADAAPATTAAPDKVPASTGGASITLLDIQRDRLTRVAVEHWGAAAAAGAFDADLVREIYATELRVEGRGRKTVPLHRVMILEVSQYLENYLWPHFDPANASFEHVMSIILMVNEKFRENVAAWTCFHDRKDAFKGFLWRVLKLKEEERALNMAEKTNYLLFMINAFQSLEDELVRETILQLVSLKLWNTLSFGRLQMELCLNPELIKKWTKIKRREAKEAKKADQPTNPSETLENKFLRNLIEEFLEILDSKVILSSQDGGEESVLNEPLGGQVDDSCVLYCERFMEFLIDMLSQLPTRRFLRPLVADVAVVAKCHLSALYTHEKGRLFAQLVDLLQFYEGFEINDHSGTQLGDDDILQAHYSRFQAFQLLAFKQVAKLRDFSLSSIGSLHKRADLTKKLLVLSDVELQDLVCNKLKLISEKDPCSGRRDFLIEVLVAFFEKRQSQKDAVNALPLYPNEQIMWDESLVPSINYSGEGCLALPKLNLQFLTLHDYLLRNFNLFRLESTYEIREDIQEAVPHLHAHINNEGETAFRGWSRMAVPIKEFKIKEVKQPNIGEVKPSAVTADVTFSISSYRHQIKSEWDALKEHDVLFLLSIRPSFEPLSPEEAAKSTVPERLGLQYVRGCEVIEIRDEEGTLMNDFTGKIKREEWKPPKGEMRTVRIALDTAQYHIDVTETAEKGAENVYGTFNILMRRKPKENNFKAILESIRDLMNETCVVPEWLHNIFLGYGNPSAAQWINMPDLLEVIDFKDTFLDANHVQQSFPDYQVTFINSDGTENLHPSPPFKIRLSKKLRESSHALPGNVNSSLSVKNNDNMADGESQKEKLIVETYIPADPGPYPQDKPKQNSVRFTPTQIGAIISGVQPGLTMVVGPPGTGKTDTAVQILNVLYHNCPSQRTLIITHSNQALNDLFEKIMQRDVPARYLLRLGQGEQELATDLDFSRQGRVNAMLVRRLELLGEVSKLARSLRLPEDVGYTCETAAYFWLLHVYARWEQFLAACAQNQDNPTFVKDRFPFSEFFSDTPQPIFTGESFEKDMHAAKGCFKHLSTIFQELEECRAFELLKSTVERANYLMTKQAKIVAMTCTHAALKRRDFLQLGFKFDNLLMEESAQILEIETFIPMLLQRQEDGHARLKRCILIGDHHQLPPVVKNMAFQKYSHMDQSLFTRFVRLGIPYIELNAQGRARPSIAKLYNWRYRELGDLPYVREQAIFHKANAGFSFEYQLVDVPDYKGKGESAPSPWFYQNEGEAEYIVNIYIYMRLIGYPANKISILTTYNGQKLLIRDVINKRCKPWNIEPPNKVTTVDKFQGQQNDFILLSLVRTRFVGHLRDVRRLIVAMSRARLGLYVFCRRSLFEQCYELQPTFQLLLQRPDKLALNLEECTPFTERPLGETGNIHYVTGIEDIEHLVKFRLEHLSQMQYMQYYAPPANELPPAAPENIADVVPPENGSVLNQPKEHMAVEENGGASDTTVSNKMEEDAVEAKDGTMQEGNKMSEGNGDGDVAAKDKGEEHDDANDKMEEGDASLKDKIEEENSEPKDKMDEE, translated from the exons ATGCCGAAGGTCTTTGGCACCGGCGTCTTCGAGTTCCGGCACCCCCGCGCGGCGGAGTACCCTCTCCCCGCGGACGCCGCCCCCGCTACGACCGCGGCGCCCGACAAGGTCCCCGCGTCCACCGGCGGCGCCTCCATCACGCTCCTCGACATCCAGCGGGACCGCCTCACCCGCGTCGCTGTCGAGCACtggggcgcggccgccgccgcgggggcctTCGATGCGGACCTCGTCAGGGAGATCTACGCCACCGAGCTCCGCGTCGAGGGTCGCGGCCGGAAGACCGTGCCGCTGCACCGCGTCATGATCCTCGAGGTCAGCCAGTACCTCGAGAACTACCTGTGGCCGCACTTCGACCCGGCGAACGCCTCCTTCGAGCATGTCATGTCCATCATCCTCATGGTTAACGAGAAG TTTCGGGAGAATGTGGCAGCGTGGACGTGTTTCCATGACCGTAAGGATGCTTTCAAGGGGTTCCTGTGGCGGGTTCTCAAGCTCAAGGAAGAG GAAAGGGCCCTTAATATGGCAGAGAAAACAAATTACCTCCTGTTCATGATAAATGCATTTCAG AGTTTGGAGGATGAGCTTGTCCGGGAAACTATACTTCAGTTAGTTAGCCTAAAGCTGTGGAATACTCTTTCTTTTGGACGACTTCAG ATGGAACTCTGCCTTAACCCTGAATTGATTAAGAAGTGGACCAAAATCAAAAGAAGGGAAGCAAAGGAAGCAAAAAAGGCTGACCAACCTACCAATCCTTCTGAAACGCTCGAGAATAAATTCCTTAGGAATCTAATTGAAGAATTCTTGGAG ATTCTCGATTCAAAGGTCATATTATCCAGCCAAGATGGTGGTGAAGAATCTGtattgaatgagccactcggtGGGCAGGTCGATGATTCTTGCGTCCTATATTGTGAGAGATTTATGGAATTTCTGATTGACATGTTGAGCCAGCTTCCTACTAGAAG GTTTTTGAGGCCCCTAGTTGCTGATGTTGCTGTCGTTGCTAAGTGCCACTTAAGTGCACTCTATACTCATGAAAAGGGACGCCTTTTTGCACAGTTGGTTGACTTGCTGCAGTTTTATGAAGGCTTTGAGATTAATGATCATTCTGGAACACAGCTTGGTGATGATGATATCCTGCAAGCTCATTATTCTCGTTTCCAAGCTTTCCAGCTGCTAGCATTTAAGCAAGTGGCTAAG TTGCGAGATTTTTCCTTGTCTAGTATTGGTTCACTGCATAAGCGAGCTGACTTAACAAAAAAGCTGCTTGTCTTGTCGGATGTGGAACTGCAAGATCTGGTTTGTAACAAG CTCAAGTTAATCTCAGAGAAAGATCCATGCAGTGGAAGGCGTGATTTTCTTATAGAAGTCCTAGTTGCTTTTTTTGAGAAGCGGCAATCCCAAAAAGATGCAGTAAATGCACTTCCTCTTTATCCAAATGAGCAGATCATGTGGGACGAAAGCCTTGTTCCTAGTATTAATTACTCTGGAGAAGGCTGTCTTGCTCTCCCAAAACTCAATCTCCAATTCCTGACGCTTCATGATTATTTGTTAAGAAATTTCAATCTGTTTCGTCTTGAATCAACCTATGAAATTCGTGAAGATATTCAGGAAGCTGTTCCTCATCTACATGCTCATATCAACAATGAGGGAGAGACTGCCTTCCGTGGATGGTCCAGAATGGCTGTTCCAATCAAGGAATTTAAGATTAAAGAAGTGAAGCAGCCAAACATTGGTGAAGTTAAACCTTCTGCTGTAACTGCTGATGTTACTTTCAGCATATCGAGCTACAGGCATCAGATAAAATCTGAATGGGATGCTCTGAAGGAGCATGATGTTCTATTTTTGCTGTCAATCCGCCCTTCTTTTGAGCCTCTTAGCCCTGAAGAGGCTGCGAAATCAACTGTACCAGAAAGGCTAGGATTGCAATATGTACGTGGGTGTGAGGTCATTGAAATTCGTGATGAGGAAGGAACACTCATGAATGACTTCACAGGAAAGATAAAGCGAGAAGAATGGAAACCACCCAAGGGTGAGATGCGTACTGTCCGAATTGCACTAGATACTGCACAGTACCACATCGATGTAACTGAAACAGCAGAGAAGGGTGCAGAAAATGTCTATGGAACATTTAATATTCTAATGAGAAGGAAGCCCAAGGAAAATAATTTCAAAGCAATCTTGGAATCTATACGTGATCTAATGAATGAAACATGTGTGGTTCCAGAATGGTTGCATAACATATTCTTGGGTTATGGAAATCCTTCTGCTGCGCAGTGGATAAATATGCCTGATCTTCTGGAAGTTATAGATTTCAAGGACACTTTTCTTGATGCTAACCATGTACAGCAGAGTTTTCCAGATTATCAG GTTACATTTATCAATTCTGATGGTACAGAAAACCTGCATCCAAGCCCTCCTTTTAAGATTAGGCTGTCCAAGAAATTGAGGGAAAGCAGTCATGCCCTACCCGGCAATGTGAACTCCAGTTTATCTGTTAAGAACAACGATAATATGGCTGATGGTGAGTCTCAGAAAGAGAAACTAATTGTTGAGACTTACATTCCAGCTGATCCTGGGCCATATCCTCAAGATAAACCTAAGCAGAACTCAGTGAGGTTCACACCCACCCAG ATTGGTGCTATAATATCCGGTGTTCAACCTGGGTTGACAATGGTTGTTGGTCCTCCTGGTACGGGGAAAACAGATACAGCTGTGCAGATATTAAATGTTCTATATCATAACTGTCCTTCGCAAAGGACACTGATTATAACCCATTCGAATCAGGCTTTGAATGACTTGTTTGAGAAGATAATGCAG AGGGATGTGCCTGCTAGGTACCTTCTCCGCCTTGGTCAGGGCGAGCAAGAGCTTGCCACTGATCTTGATTTTAGCCGTCAAGGTCGTGTTAATGCTATGCTTGTCCGACGGCTAGAGCTGCTAGGTGAAGTTTCTAAATTGGCGAGATCTCTTCGCCTTCCAGAAGATGTGGGTTACACATGTGAAACTGCTGCATATTTTTGGTTATTACATGTTTATGCTCGTTGGGAACAATTCTTAGCTGCCTGTGCGCAAAATCAAGATAATCCCACTTTTGTCAAAGACCGGTTCCCATTTTCGGAGTTTTTTTCAGATACTCCACAGCCTATTTTTACCGGTGAGTCTTTTGAGAAAGATATGCATGCAGCCAAGGGTTGTTTCAAACATCTTTCAACAATATTCCAAGAGCTGGAAGAGTGTCGGGCTTTCGAACTACTTAAGTCAACGGTGGAGAGAGCAAATTATCTAATGACGAAACAGGCGAAGATTGTCGCCATGACTTGTACTCATGCAGCATTAAAGAGGCGAGACTTTCTTCAATTAGGTTTCAAATTTGACAATTTGCTGATGGAAGAAAGTGCACAGATATTGGAGATAGAAACTTTTATCCCTATGCTGCTGCAACGACAGGAAGATGGCCATGCTCGTCTTAAACGTTGCATTTTAATTGGCGATCACCATCAGTTACCCCCTGTGGTGAAGAACATGGCTTTTCAGAAGTACAGTCACATGGACCAGAGTCTGTTTACTAGGTTTGTTCGTCTTGGTATCCCTTATATTGAGCTCAATGCTCAGGGTCGTGCAAGACCTAGTATCGCTAAACTCTATAACTGGAGATACAGAGAGCTGGGAGATCTGCCTTATGTGCGTGAGCAAGCGATCTTCCATAAAGCTAATGCTGGGTTCTCTTTTGAGTATCAGTTGGTTGATGTTCCTGATTATAAGGGCAAAGGCGAGTCTGCCCCCTCTCCTTGGTTCTACCAGAATGAAGGGGAGGCTGAGTATATTGTCAATATATATATCTACATGCGCCTGATTGGCTACCCTGCCAATAAGATTTCAATATTAACCACCTACAATGGCCAGAAGCTTCTTATTCGTGATGTCATAAACAAAAGATGCAAGCCATGGAATATTGAGCCACCTAACAAG GTCACCACTGTGGACAAGTTCCAGGGTCAGCAAAATGATTTCATTTTACTCTCTCTTGTCCGGACCCGTTTTGTGGGCCATCTCCGTGATGTTAGGAGACTTATTGTGGCTATGTCCCGTGCTCGTCTGGGCTTGTATGTGTTCTGCCGGCGTTCACTGTTTGAACAGTGTTACGAATTGCAGCCAACATTCCAGCTTCTCCTCCAAAGACCCGATAAACTTGCCTTGAATCTTGAGGAGTGCACTCCATTTACAGAGCGACCTTTGGGGGAAACTGGAAATATCCATTATGTTACTGGTATTGAAGACATTGAACATCTGGTTAAGTTCAGACTGGAACATCTTAGTCAG ATGCAATATATGCAGTATTATGCTCCTCCAGCAAATGAGCTACCTCCAGCAGCGCCAGAAAATATTGCTGATGTAGTACCTCCAGAAAACGGCAGTGTTCTGAATCAGCCAAAGGAGCACATGGCAGTGGAAGAAAATGGTGGTGCAAGTGACACCACGGTCAGTAACAAGATGGAGGAAGATGCGGTTGAAGCAAAGGATGGAACGATGCAGGAAGGAAACAAGATGAGTGAAGGGAATGGTGACGGTGACGTGGCTGCAAAGGATAAGGGCGAAGAACATGATGATGCAAATGACAagatggaggaaggagatgcCTCGTTGAAGGACAAGATTGAGGAAGAAAATTCAGAGCCGAAGGACAAGATGGATGAAGAGTGA